From Coleofasciculus sp. FACHB-T130, the proteins below share one genomic window:
- a CDS encoding Ycf66 family protein, which produces MVNFGINSASILGIVLILFGLLLISLGLLLRRPFRVENLIQDSVLASVYLLCGLILFFQGWRLDPILQFGQILLTVSSMYLIAKDIFRRSLTSRG; this is translated from the coding sequence ATGGTTAACTTCGGTATCAACTCAGCCAGCATTCTTGGGATTGTACTAATACTGTTTGGCCTATTACTTATATCTTTAGGGTTATTGCTTCGCAGACCTTTTCGAGTTGAAAATCTAATTCAAGATAGTGTTCTGGCTTCAGTTTATTTACTGTGCGGATTGATTTTGTTTTTTCAGGGATGGCGACTCGATCCAATTTTACAGTTTGGTCAAATTCTACTAACTGTTTCCAGTATGTATTTGATTGCCAAAGATATATTCCGCCGTTCTTTAACTTCTAGAGGGTAA
- a CDS encoding PEP-utilizing enzyme: protein MTYIFRAIPDIDRDTILVVPYTDSGWAALLSRVGGLIAEVGGRLSHGAIVAREYGIPAVMDIHNATQLLQDGQRVRIDGQQGTVEIL from the coding sequence ATTACTTATATCTTTAGAGCAATTCCAGATATTGACCGCGACACTATTTTAGTCGTGCCTTACACGGATTCTGGTTGGGCGGCGCTGCTGTCTCGCGTGGGTGGGTTAATTGCAGAAGTGGGAGGGCGTCTTTCTCACGGTGCGATTGTTGCCCGCGAGTATGGCATCCCAGCGGTGATGGACATCCACAATGCCACTCAGTTATTACAAGATGGTCAGCGAGTACGAATTGATGGTCAGCAGGGAACGGTGGAAATTTTGTGA
- a CDS encoding glycerol-3-phosphate acyltransferase translates to MTLTQVWGALLIFIVCPLLGGLPLIAWIVRALTGRRLARLGTGNVSVSAAFYHGGRLAGILAVLSEASKGIAAVLLARSFFPTNPEWELIALIALVLGRYWMGRGAGTTNVVWGIAVHAPLVAVLVFVIGGVSFTLVRERKQGRILVLILLPVFMALLPNHSTAQVVAAIALSGIIAWIYQKIPDDLNLPSEQAQTGNKAVFRFFRGDKAIVSLDQALEASKVGQKAATLSHLKRWGYPVPMGWVLTPGDDPGVMIEFLQVSEQQPLAVRSSAVGEDSEQSSAAGQYATILNVTSAEALEEAITRVLASYDNPAAKTYRRDRNLPEASMSVLIQTQVRGVFSGVAFSRDPIAQQGNAVVIEALPGDAVRIVSGQVTPEQYRVFVDDLQAQDVASLPVEGSGDVPPALIQQVAYLARQLESQYHGIPQDVEWSYDGQTLWLLQSRTITTLQPIWTRKIAAEVIPGLIRPLTWSINRPLTCGVWGEIFTLVLGKEAAGLDFNEMATLHASRAYFNATLLGQTFRRMGLPAESLEFLTRGAKFSKPPLASTLRNVPGLLRLWGRELSLEKDFARDDRRLFTPILERRSAYLDAGLDSASQKSDVIALVSTSQPAVLLERIDTLLEVLKRATYYSILAPLSFALRQALLKAKDSQLDNSQTPEVASLRSLEDIALDARKLLPHSLSSPENSSSFFTLLAEMPDGQSILEQFERWLDRYGYLSDVATDIAVPTWKEDPHAVRELLTQFFGETEHRQRELKEKPGWKVDFVQRRLNLKGKVTDIYSRLLAEVRWNFVALEKLWLNSGLLSQSGDIFFLEFHEIRQIIQQSDQQLIDRLPQLVKQRRSQLEQDSQMASASPLVYGNAPPSTYFNTANRQISQKQLQGIGASPGQVEGKVKVLRSLQAIPDIDRDTILVVPYTDSGWAALLSRVGGLIAEVGGRLSHGAIVAREYGIPAVMDIHNATQLLQDGQRVRIDGQQGTVEIL, encoded by the coding sequence ATGACTCTGACTCAAGTTTGGGGCGCTCTCCTCATTTTTATTGTCTGTCCTCTCTTGGGCGGATTGCCTCTCATTGCTTGGATTGTTCGCGCCCTGACTGGGCGGCGACTGGCAAGACTTGGCACGGGCAATGTGTCCGTCTCTGCTGCTTTCTACCACGGGGGACGCCTTGCGGGTATTTTGGCGGTGCTGTCGGAAGCTTCTAAGGGGATTGCTGCCGTTTTATTGGCGCGGAGTTTCTTTCCGACGAACCCCGAATGGGAGTTAATCGCGCTGATTGCGCTGGTGCTGGGGCGTTATTGGATGGGGCGGGGCGCTGGCACAACGAATGTTGTGTGGGGGATTGCGGTTCATGCTCCGCTGGTGGCAGTCTTAGTATTTGTAATTGGGGGAGTTAGTTTTACACTGGTGCGGGAGAGGAAACAGGGGCGCATTTTGGTTTTAATTTTGTTGCCCGTATTCATGGCGCTATTGCCCAATCACTCAACAGCGCAAGTTGTCGCCGCGATCGCTCTTAGTGGGATCATTGCCTGGATTTATCAGAAAATCCCCGATGATTTAAACCTTCCATCCGAACAAGCTCAAACTGGGAATAAAGCTGTGTTTCGTTTTTTCCGAGGTGATAAAGCGATTGTTTCTCTCGATCAAGCGCTAGAAGCCAGCAAGGTTGGACAAAAAGCCGCAACGTTATCTCATCTGAAACGCTGGGGTTATCCGGTGCCGATGGGCTGGGTGCTGACGCCTGGAGACGATCCAGGGGTGATGATTGAGTTTCTCCAAGTTTCCGAACAACAACCCCTCGCGGTGCGTTCTTCTGCTGTGGGGGAAGACTCGGAACAGTCTTCGGCGGCGGGACAGTACGCGACGATTTTGAATGTTACGAGTGCAGAAGCGTTGGAGGAGGCGATTACTCGCGTTCTTGCTTCTTACGATAACCCGGCAGCAAAGACTTATCGGCGCGATCGCAATTTGCCAGAAGCTTCAATGTCGGTGTTGATTCAAACACAAGTCCGGGGCGTCTTTTCTGGCGTTGCTTTTAGCCGAGATCCGATTGCCCAGCAAGGTAATGCAGTCGTGATTGAGGCATTACCAGGAGACGCGGTGCGGATTGTATCTGGGCAAGTGACGCCAGAGCAATATCGCGTGTTTGTGGACGATCTCCAGGCACAGGATGTCGCGTCTTTACCCGTGGAAGGTAGCGGCGATGTCCCTCCGGCGTTGATTCAGCAAGTCGCTTACTTAGCGCGGCAGTTAGAAAGTCAGTATCACGGCATTCCCCAAGATGTTGAATGGAGTTACGACGGGCAAACCCTGTGGTTGTTGCAATCGCGGACAATTACTACTCTGCAACCTATCTGGACGCGCAAGATTGCCGCTGAGGTGATTCCGGGGTTAATTCGTCCGCTGACGTGGTCGATTAATCGTCCTCTGACTTGCGGTGTTTGGGGAGAGATTTTTACTTTAGTTTTAGGCAAAGAAGCCGCTGGGTTAGATTTTAATGAAATGGCGACGTTGCACGCCTCTCGCGCCTACTTTAATGCAACCTTGTTGGGACAAACTTTCCGTCGTATGGGTTTACCGGCAGAAAGTTTAGAGTTTTTAACCAGAGGTGCTAAGTTCTCAAAACCCCCTCTGGCTTCTACGCTGCGAAACGTGCCGGGGTTACTGCGATTATGGGGGCGCGAATTGAGTTTAGAAAAGGATTTTGCACGGGATGATCGGCGTTTATTTACCCCAATTTTGGAACGGCGATCTGCTTATTTAGACGCGGGACTGGATTCTGCAAGTCAAAAGTCGGACGTGATCGCCCTTGTCTCTACCAGTCAACCTGCGGTACTGCTGGAACGGATAGATACTTTGTTAGAAGTGCTGAAACGGGCGACATATTACAGTATTCTCGCTCCGTTGAGTTTTGCGTTGCGACAAGCGCTGTTGAAAGCCAAGGATTCACAATTAGATAACAGCCAAACTCCGGAAGTGGCTTCATTGCGATCGCTCGAAGATATCGCACTAGATGCTCGGAAGTTACTTCCTCATTCGCTATCATCTCCTGAAAATTCATCCTCTTTCTTTACCCTGCTGGCTGAAATGCCAGATGGGCAAAGTATTCTAGAACAGTTCGAGCGATGGCTCGATCGTTATGGCTACTTGAGCGATGTGGCAACCGATATCGCAGTACCTACTTGGAAGGAAGATCCTCATGCGGTTCGGGAATTGTTGACGCAGTTTTTTGGGGAAACTGAACATAGGCAAAGAGAACTCAAAGAAAAGCCGGGATGGAAGGTTGATTTCGTGCAGCGACGGCTCAATTTGAAGGGTAAGGTTACAGATATCTATAGTCGTTTATTGGCAGAAGTGCGTTGGAATTTTGTAGCGTTAGAAAAGCTTTGGTTGAACTCAGGTTTACTATCTCAGTCAGGAGATATTTTCTTCTTAGAATTTCATGAAATTAGGCAAATCATTCAACAATCTGACCAACAATTAATCGACCGATTACCGCAGTTGGTGAAACAAAGGCGATCTCAACTGGAACAAGATAGTCAGATGGCGAGTGCGTCGCCTTTAGTCTACGGTAATGCGCCACCTTCTACATATTTCAACACCGCCAACCGGCAAATCAGTCAAAAGCAATTGCAAGGCATTGGTGCCAGTCCAGGGCAAGTAGAAGGGAAAGTCAAAGTTCTCCGCAGTTTACAAGCAATTCCAGATATTGACCGCGACACTATTTTAGTCGTGCCTTACACGGATTCTGGTTGGGCGGCGCTGCTGTCTCGCGTGGGTGGGTTAATTGCAGAAGTGGGAGGGCGTCTTTCTCACGGTGCGATTGTTGCCCGCGAGTATGGCATCCCAGCGGTGATGGACATCCACAATGCCACTCAGTTATTACAAGATGGTCAGCGAGTACGAATTGATGGTCAGCAGGGAACGGTGGAAATTTTGTGA
- the cofG gene encoding 7,8-didemethyl-8-hydroxy-5-deazariboflavin synthase subunit CofG — MSSSRIVTYSPAYTVVPTYECFNRCSYCNFRTDPGKSPWLTLSDAQRVLRSLASQNVCEILILSGEVHPHSSRRQGWFQHIYDLCELALSMGFLPHTNAGPLSFEEMQKLKEVNVSMGLMLEQLTPQLLQTVHKHAPSKIPELRLQQLEWAGELRIPFTTGLLLGIGETEQDWWETLEAIALLHQRYNHIQEVILQPHSPGTQQTFDAPPFDPHQLPEVIAKARQILPPDITIQIPPNLVPDSGWLLACVEAGARDLGGIGPKDEVNPDYPHPQYHQLKEILEPAGWELAPRLPVYPQYDDWLSDRLQSAVNQWRSATLLEESIK, encoded by the coding sequence ATGTCATCTTCCCGCATTGTCACCTACAGCCCCGCTTACACAGTTGTCCCCACCTACGAGTGTTTTAATCGCTGTAGTTACTGCAACTTTCGCACCGATCCCGGTAAAAGTCCTTGGCTTACCCTATCAGATGCCCAGAGAGTCTTGCGATCGCTTGCGTCTCAAAATGTCTGCGAAATCCTCATCCTTAGCGGCGAAGTGCATCCCCATTCCTCACGCCGTCAGGGATGGTTTCAGCACATTTATGACCTTTGCGAACTAGCGCTATCAATGGGATTTCTGCCTCACACTAATGCAGGGCCATTGAGCTTTGAGGAAATGCAAAAGCTGAAGGAGGTTAATGTTTCGATGGGGTTAATGTTAGAACAGCTAACACCACAGCTCTTGCAAACCGTTCACAAACACGCTCCGAGTAAAATCCCAGAATTACGTTTGCAACAGTTAGAGTGGGCAGGAGAATTGCGAATTCCCTTTACAACTGGATTGCTTTTGGGAATTGGAGAAACCGAGCAAGATTGGTGGGAAACCCTAGAAGCGATCGCGCTTCTCCATCAACGCTATAATCACATTCAAGAAGTCATCCTCCAACCCCACAGCCCCGGCACTCAACAAACCTTCGACGCCCCACCTTTTGACCCCCATCAGTTACCAGAAGTCATCGCCAAAGCCCGTCAAATTCTCCCCCCAGATATTACTATCCAAATCCCGCCCAATTTAGTTCCAGATTCGGGTTGGTTACTCGCCTGTGTAGAAGCCGGTGCCAGAGATTTAGGAGGGATTGGCCCAAAAGATGAAGTAAATCCGGATTATCCTCATCCTCAGTATCATCAATTAAAAGAAATTTTAGAACCTGCGGGTTGGGAATTAGCGCCGCGATTGCCCGTTTATCCTCAGTATGATGATTGGTTATCAGATAGGTTGCAAAGTGCCGTCAATCAATGGCGGAGTGCTACGTTATTAGAAGAGAGCATTAAATAG
- a CDS encoding tetratricopeptide repeat protein — protein sequence MRRLGRYEQAIASIDQALGVDSSDHKIWYNRGEALANLGRYQEALVCFERTVELAPSDHAAWVFRGVVLIHLNRYEEALSSCDKALEIAPEDKEAWTFRGAALHGLGRYKETYASYDKALGNPKTPLWRKLIQKWVMGNR from the coding sequence ATGCGTAGATTAGGGCGCTACGAGCAAGCGATCGCGAGTATCGATCAAGCACTGGGAGTTGACTCCAGCGACCACAAAATCTGGTACAACCGAGGCGAAGCGCTAGCGAACTTAGGTCGCTATCAAGAAGCACTGGTCTGCTTCGAGCGAACTGTAGAACTTGCACCATCAGACCACGCTGCTTGGGTATTTCGAGGCGTTGTGCTAATTCACTTAAACCGCTACGAAGAAGCCCTCTCTAGCTGCGACAAGGCGCTAGAAATTGCACCAGAAGATAAAGAAGCTTGGACGTTCCGAGGTGCAGCATTGCATGGATTGGGACGGTATAAAGAAACTTACGCGAGCTACGACAAAGCTTTGGGAAACCCAAAGACACCACTATGGCGAAAACTTATTCAGAAATGGGTAATGGGTAATCGGTAA
- the hflX gene encoding GTPase HflX: protein METIYGNLQGLKSSHLKQLQRLYHQRLPGDCLTTPEFAQRLAAISTEINQPMCAYINRRGQVIRVGVGTPRQTQIPPLELPRYGAERLSGIRCIATQLKPEAPNEAALTAMAMQRLDALVVISLTGTGFERRGGGATGYIKETYIAHLVPHPETPWSLSPPMSLDVLANQDFLELVDGLEAEFQREFVAQQVDIDHDRVLLVGLMTGDRTPQQFQDGLQELARLVDTAGGQVLETMQQKRPRPHPQTVVGEGKVQEIALTAQTLGVNLIVFDRDLSPAQVRNLEVQTGIRVVDRTEVILDIFAQRAQSGAGKLQVELAQLEYMLPRLTGRGQAMSRLGGGIGTRGPGETKLETERRAIARRIARLQQEVNQLQAHRSRLRLSRQHQEVPSLALVGYTNAGKSTLLNVLTNAEVYTADQLFATLDPTTRRLTIPDAVTAEPQQIVLTDTVGFIHELPPSLVDAFRATLEEVTEADALLHVVDLSHPAWQSQIRSVMTILSEMPITPGPVLVVFNKIDEVDGDTLVLAQEEFPQAVFISASQRLGLETLRQRMSQLVQYAVAQE from the coding sequence ATCGAGACTATCTACGGCAATCTTCAAGGTCTTAAGTCCAGCCATCTGAAGCAGCTACAGCGACTGTATCATCAACGGCTACCGGGCGATTGTCTGACTACGCCAGAATTTGCCCAGAGGCTGGCAGCAATCAGCACCGAAATTAACCAGCCAATGTGCGCTTACATCAATCGCCGGGGACAGGTGATTCGGGTAGGAGTGGGAACCCCCAGGCAAACGCAGATTCCCCCTCTAGAATTGCCTCGCTACGGTGCAGAACGACTTAGCGGCATTCGCTGCATCGCCACCCAGTTGAAACCAGAAGCACCCAATGAAGCTGCCTTAACTGCAATGGCAATGCAACGTCTGGATGCGCTAGTGGTGATATCCCTCACTGGGACAGGTTTTGAGCGTCGTGGCGGCGGAGCTACAGGTTATATTAAAGAAACTTATATTGCTCACCTAGTTCCTCACCCCGAAACTCCCTGGAGTTTGTCGCCGCCGATGAGCCTAGATGTGCTGGCGAACCAGGACTTTCTGGAACTGGTCGATGGACTAGAAGCCGAGTTCCAACGGGAATTTGTTGCCCAACAAGTAGACATCGACCACGACCGGGTGCTGCTGGTCGGGTTGATGACGGGTGACAGGACGCCCCAGCAGTTCCAAGACGGATTGCAAGAATTAGCGCGGTTAGTGGATACGGCTGGCGGACAAGTATTGGAGACAATGCAGCAGAAGCGCCCGCGTCCCCATCCTCAGACAGTCGTGGGTGAAGGAAAAGTACAAGAAATTGCCCTCACCGCCCAGACTCTCGGAGTGAACCTAATCGTCTTTGACCGCGACCTTTCACCCGCACAAGTCCGCAACCTGGAAGTGCAAACTGGCATCCGGGTGGTAGACCGCACTGAGGTGATTTTGGATATCTTTGCCCAACGCGCCCAATCCGGTGCTGGTAAGTTGCAGGTAGAACTGGCTCAGTTGGAATATATGCTGCCCCGCCTGACAGGTCGAGGTCAAGCGATGTCCCGACTAGGCGGCGGTATTGGCACTAGAGGGCCAGGGGAAACAAAATTGGAAACCGAACGCCGTGCGATCGCGCGCCGCATTGCCCGACTGCAACAGGAAGTGAACCAGCTGCAAGCACACCGTTCGCGGCTGCGACTTTCGCGCCAACATCAGGAAGTTCCTTCCCTCGCTTTAGTTGGCTATACGAATGCTGGGAAGTCAACCCTATTGAATGTACTGACAAATGCCGAAGTTTACACGGCTGACCAACTATTTGCGACTCTCGACCCCACCACGCGACGCTTAACGATTCCTGACGCTGTGACGGCTGAACCTCAGCAGATTGTGCTGACAGATACGGTGGGATTTATTCACGAGTTGCCGCCTTCTTTGGTAGATGCCTTTCGCGCCACTTTAGAAGAAGTGACGGAAGCTGACGCGCTGCTTCATGTCGTGGATTTATCTCATCCAGCGTGGCAAAGTCAGATTCGTTCTGTGATGACTATCTTGTCGGAAATGCCTATAACACCCGGCCCAGTGCTGGTTGTGTTTAATAAAATCGACGAAGTTGATGGCGATACGTTGGTTCTGGCACAGGAAGAATTTCCGCAAGCGGTGTTTATTTCAGCGAGTCAGCGCCTCGGCTTAGAAACCTTGCGCCAGCGCATGAGTCAACTGGTTCAGTATGCAGTTGCACAGGAGTAG
- a CDS encoding cistern family PEP-CTERM protein produces the protein MAKILSKLNIGLPVLSAVGSRSVSIFASVVVAAGIATASSTFSPASAFTITTKTGADSTAGNPAGQQLYDVGITKNDIGNSFLVDWFLASGTKNTDGKSTPVDLSATGIFKVLDFTQNLLSLEVKITNTTSANFQAAILSTGFSVTPDATSVSLIKPGSIFDNAEVQKAEVQTVKANKSGKSGKPPDNSSNQQFPGGFKDIDVCIYAANGCNGGDVKDGLQSGGKSDTIKVNITGNFGVNYAATLDSFPIKFQTQNGSYELAGKPKPKPPKPVPEPGTAVALGLVAAGAARALKRKNVVQP, from the coding sequence ATGGCAAAAATCCTCTCAAAACTAAATATCGGATTACCTGTTTTATCTGCTGTTGGTAGCCGTTCTGTTTCGATTTTCGCTTCGGTTGTAGTTGCCGCAGGAATTGCCACCGCATCTTCTACCTTCTCCCCTGCTAGCGCCTTCACAATCACTACAAAGACGGGAGCCGATAGTACAGCGGGAAATCCAGCCGGTCAACAGCTATACGATGTTGGTATTACTAAAAATGATATTGGTAATTCCTTTTTAGTTGACTGGTTCCTTGCCAGCGGTACTAAAAACACGGATGGTAAAAGCACTCCAGTAGATTTAAGCGCTACAGGTATCTTTAAGGTGCTTGATTTTACTCAAAATTTGCTATCTTTGGAAGTCAAAATCACTAATACAACCTCTGCTAATTTCCAGGCAGCGATACTCAGTACTGGGTTTAGCGTAACTCCTGATGCAACTTCTGTGTCATTGATTAAACCAGGAAGCATTTTTGACAATGCTGAGGTTCAAAAGGCTGAGGTTCAAACTGTTAAGGCCAATAAATCTGGTAAGTCTGGTAAGCCGCCTGATAATTCTAGTAATCAGCAGTTTCCTGGGGGCTTTAAAGACATTGATGTTTGCATCTACGCAGCAAATGGTTGCAATGGTGGCGATGTTAAAGATGGTCTGCAATCAGGCGGTAAGTCTGATACGATTAAGGTCAACATTACCGGAAATTTCGGCGTAAATTACGCTGCTACTTTAGATTCTTTTCCCATCAAGTTTCAAACTCAGAATGGAAGTTACGAGCTAGCTGGCAAGCCCAAGCCTAAGCCACCAAAGCCTGTGCCTGAGCCTGGTACAGCAGTAGCTTTAGGATTGGTTGCTGCTGGTGCTGCTAGAGCGTTAAAGCGGAAAAATGTAGTGCAGCCATAA
- the surE gene encoding 5'/3'-nucleotidase SurE: MKLLISNDDGIFALGIRTLANALAEAGHDVTVVCPDRERSATGHGLTLHDPIRAEVVDSIFHPTVKAWSCSGTPSDCVKLALGALLDAPPDFVLSGINHGSNLGTDILYSGTVSAAMEGVIEGIPSIAFSLTSYTLREFQPAARFATILLSQLSKQPLPEAMLLNVNVPPVKWEEIAGVALTRQGIRRYFDIFQKRVDPRGKTYYWLAGEAIEEVEQPENPLLPSHIETDVQAIRKNYITVTPLQYNLTYAAGINSLQEWELNFHL, from the coding sequence ATGAAATTGCTAATCAGCAACGATGATGGCATCTTCGCTCTGGGCATTCGCACCCTCGCCAATGCTCTCGCAGAAGCCGGTCACGATGTCACCGTAGTTTGTCCCGACCGAGAACGGTCCGCCACTGGTCACGGTCTTACCCTCCACGACCCCATTCGCGCCGAAGTCGTTGACTCGATTTTTCATCCCACAGTTAAAGCTTGGTCTTGTTCGGGAACCCCCTCCGACTGCGTGAAACTGGCACTGGGTGCTTTGCTCGATGCTCCCCCGGATTTTGTCCTTTCTGGTATTAACCACGGCTCCAATCTCGGTACCGACATTCTTTACTCTGGTACAGTTTCAGCAGCAATGGAAGGCGTGATTGAAGGAATTCCCAGCATTGCTTTTAGCCTGACCAGTTACACTTTAAGAGAATTTCAACCCGCTGCCCGGTTTGCCACAATTCTGCTTTCTCAGTTATCGAAGCAGCCGCTACCAGAGGCAATGTTACTCAATGTCAATGTACCGCCTGTGAAGTGGGAAGAGATTGCTGGTGTTGCCCTCACTCGCCAAGGAATTCGCCGCTATTTTGATATCTTTCAAAAGCGAGTAGATCCTCGTGGCAAAACTTATTATTGGTTAGCAGGTGAGGCTATAGAAGAGGTAGAACAACCAGAAAATCCTCTGTTACCGAGTCACATAGAAACAGATGTTCAGGCGATTCGGAAAAACTACATTACGGTAACACCTTTGCAATACAACCTTACCTATGCCGCTGGGATAAATAGCTTGCAAGAGTGGGAGTTAAATTTCCATTTATAG
- the pheS gene encoding phenylalanine--tRNA ligase subunit alpha — translation MLNELEAQLAALKQEATQAIAAADTLERLEELRVGYLGKKGQLSKVLGGLGKLDASDRPRIGALANEVKEALQQDLDRKRTNLQEAQIQAKLESETLDVTMPGVYRPLGRKHPLNSTIDRVVDIFVGLGYTVANGPEMETDYYNFEALNTPADHPARDMQDTFYLPDGNLLRTHTSSVQIRYMEENEPPIRIVAPGRCYRRDTVDATHSAVFHQIEILAVDEGLTFTDLKGTIKVFLEEMFGAELPIRFRTSYFPFTEPSAEVDVQWQGRWLEVMGCGMVDPNVLKKVGYDPEVYTGFAAGFGAERFAMVLHQIDDVRRMYSSDLRFLRQF, via the coding sequence ATGCTCAACGAGCTTGAGGCTCAATTAGCCGCGCTCAAACAGGAAGCAACTCAAGCGATCGCTGCCGCCGATACCCTGGAACGCCTAGAGGAACTCAGAGTTGGCTATCTGGGCAAGAAAGGGCAGCTCTCGAAGGTACTAGGGGGTTTAGGCAAATTAGACGCAAGCGATCGCCCCCGCATTGGTGCTTTAGCAAATGAAGTCAAAGAAGCGCTACAACAAGACTTGGATCGCAAGCGGACAAACTTACAGGAAGCACAAATCCAGGCAAAGCTAGAATCAGAAACCCTGGATGTCACGATGCCGGGAGTTTATCGTCCCCTCGGTCGCAAGCACCCCCTCAACAGCACGATCGACCGGGTTGTAGATATCTTCGTCGGACTCGGCTACACGGTCGCCAACGGCCCGGAAATGGAGACAGACTACTACAACTTCGAGGCGCTGAACACTCCCGCCGACCACCCCGCCCGCGATATGCAGGATACTTTCTACCTGCCGGATGGTAATCTGCTGCGGACTCATACTTCTTCGGTGCAGATTCGCTACATGGAAGAAAATGAGCCGCCGATTCGGATTGTTGCACCCGGACGCTGTTACCGTCGGGATACCGTCGATGCGACCCATTCGGCAGTCTTCCATCAGATCGAAATTTTGGCAGTAGATGAAGGACTGACTTTCACTGACCTCAAGGGCACGATTAAAGTGTTTTTGGAGGAGATGTTCGGCGCAGAGTTGCCAATTCGCTTCCGGACGAGTTATTTCCCCTTCACTGAGCCTTCTGCGGAAGTGGATGTGCAGTGGCAAGGGAGATGGCTAGAAGTGATGGGCTGCGGGATGGTCGATCCCAATGTTCTCAAGAAAGTAGGTTACGACCCAGAAGTTTATACTGGCTTTGCTGCTGGCTTTGGTGCTGAGCGCTTTGCGATGGTACTGCATCAAATTGATGATGTGCGCCGGATGTACAGCAGCGATTTGCGCTTTTTGCGGCAGTTTTAA
- a CDS encoding molybdopterin-dependent oxidoreductase, with amino-acid sequence MRLNPNLGKNLALVPLAIASIFCGACTDQLTDKQLETWRTEAIALNAQKVKANTQESQETEWNLEIGGQIAQRESVQLNWQQLQALATERVKTTDPNFVLNPKEIFDFHGIRVSSLLKQLAIASDVRDVTFVCFDGYQVTIAVKDLLAYPITLAIARNGKPIPRAQGGPIYLIFPYRRYPELKQKYNELSWAFYVSHMIIGTEPVRLRVGKRELDLATLDKLPQVTISDNVGYRMGWPTGKVKLHGVRVRDVLAFAGVQLPVNGEIVVQGKAPISRDPSNPVRLAAADLRDCDILLATRWGDNQESIPAKMGGPLTLAFGSKCQDREEKSFSLSKQRWVTFVVEILSNF; translated from the coding sequence ATGCGGTTGAATCCAAACCTAGGGAAAAATTTGGCTTTAGTGCCGCTAGCGATCGCGAGTATCTTTTGTGGAGCTTGTACAGATCAGCTAACAGACAAGCAACTGGAAACATGGCGAACGGAAGCGATCGCTCTCAATGCCCAGAAGGTAAAAGCCAATACCCAAGAGTCACAGGAAACTGAATGGAATCTAGAGATTGGGGGGCAAATTGCTCAGAGGGAATCTGTGCAATTGAATTGGCAACAGCTACAAGCATTGGCAACCGAGCGTGTAAAAACCACAGATCCGAATTTTGTACTCAACCCAAAAGAGATTTTTGACTTTCACGGCATTCGTGTCTCTAGCCTCTTAAAACAGTTAGCGATCGCCTCCGATGTCAGGGATGTTACCTTTGTCTGCTTTGATGGCTACCAAGTGACAATTGCCGTCAAGGATTTGCTTGCCTACCCGATTACATTAGCGATCGCCAGAAATGGCAAACCAATTCCTCGCGCTCAAGGCGGCCCAATTTATTTAATATTTCCGTATAGACGATACCCAGAATTGAAACAGAAGTATAACGAATTATCTTGGGCATTTTACGTTAGCCACATGATAATTGGTACTGAACCCGTAAGATTACGTGTAGGAAAGCGCGAACTAGATTTAGCGACTCTTGACAAACTGCCCCAAGTCACAATTTCGGACAATGTTGGGTATAGAATGGGCTGGCCTACTGGCAAAGTCAAACTTCACGGAGTGCGCGTGCGCGATGTTTTAGCCTTCGCGGGTGTTCAGTTGCCCGTTAATGGCGAAATTGTGGTTCAAGGGAAGGCACCCATTTCCCGTGACCCCTCTAATCCAGTCCGCTTGGCAGCCGCCGACCTGCGCGACTGCGACATTTTGCTGGCAACTAGATGGGGCGATAACCAAGAATCTATCCCCGCAAAAATGGGTGGCCCATTGACACTCGCTTTTGGTTCTAAGTGTCAAGATAGGGAAGAGAAATCTTTCTCTTTGAGCAAACAGAGATGGGTGACATTCGTGGTTGAAATTTTGTCCAATTTTTGA